From Virgibacillus natechei, the proteins below share one genomic window:
- the solA gene encoding N-methyl-L-tryptophan oxidase, with amino-acid sequence MTKHYDVIVVGAGSMGMAAGYYLAKQGVKVLLVDSFDPPHDKGSHYGDTRIIRHAYGEGREYVPLALRSQVLWDELEKKTHHKIFMQTGAMGFGKKGDAPFIDEGIASGKEYNLEVEHYTGAELKEHYPGLQIPDDYDSFYEPKSGFLFSENCIQAYRDLAEHHGAEFSINDPVRDIEAYDDSVKVITEKGAFTADKLVISAGSWSGKITSKVGLDLPLIPTRQPVAWFEADESLFNANAFPTFMVEIPNGENRAIYYGFPSFGGCGVKVGRHEYVDAINPDTMNREFGSNANDEGHIREFLDKFMPKASGALKNGVICMYTRTPDGHFIIDKHPEHSHISIAAGFSGHGFKFASVVGEILSQLAVSGETDHDISIFRINRPSLQESSVTKN; translated from the coding sequence ATGACAAAACATTATGACGTGATAGTAGTTGGTGCTGGTTCAATGGGAATGGCTGCTGGGTATTATTTAGCAAAACAAGGAGTTAAAGTATTACTTGTTGATTCTTTTGATCCGCCGCATGATAAGGGCAGTCACTATGGTGATACCCGAATTATTCGTCATGCTTACGGGGAAGGAAGAGAATATGTTCCGCTTGCTCTTCGCTCTCAAGTGTTATGGGATGAGCTAGAAAAAAAGACACATCACAAAATATTCATGCAAACTGGCGCCATGGGGTTTGGTAAAAAAGGAGATGCTCCCTTTATTGATGAAGGGATTGCCAGTGGAAAAGAATATAATCTGGAAGTTGAACACTATACTGGGGCAGAGCTGAAGGAACATTATCCAGGGTTGCAAATTCCCGATGATTATGATTCCTTTTATGAGCCAAAGTCAGGATTCTTATTTAGCGAAAATTGTATCCAGGCTTATCGAGATTTAGCGGAACACCATGGAGCCGAATTTTCAATAAACGACCCGGTTAGAGATATTGAAGCGTATGATGATTCTGTGAAAGTGATTACAGAAAAAGGTGCATTTACCGCCGATAAGTTAGTGATTAGTGCCGGATCTTGGAGTGGAAAAATAACATCTAAAGTTGGTCTTGATCTGCCACTTATTCCGACTCGTCAACCTGTGGCTTGGTTTGAAGCTGATGAATCATTATTTAATGCAAACGCCTTTCCCACTTTCATGGTTGAAATTCCAAATGGTGAAAACAGAGCAATATATTACGGCTTTCCAAGCTTTGGTGGGTGTGGAGTAAAGGTAGGAAGGCATGAATATGTTGATGCCATTAACCCGGATACAATGAACCGTGAATTCGGATCCAATGCAAACGACGAAGGCCATATACGCGAGTTCCTGGATAAGTTCATGCCTAAAGCATCCGGAGCGTTAAAGAATGGAGTAATCTGCATGTATACAAGAACCCCAGATGGTCACTTTATTATTGATAAACATCCGGAACACTCCCATATATCGATTGCTGCCGGGTTTTCAGGACATGGATTCAAGTTTGCGAGTGTTGTAGGGGAAATTTTATCACAATTAGCCGTGTCGGGCGAAACCGATCATGATATTTCAATCTTTAGGATAAACCGACCAAGTTTGCAGGAATCGAGTGTAACAAAAAATTAG
- the sdaAB gene encoding L-serine ammonia-lyase, iron-sulfur-dependent subunit beta, whose amino-acid sequence MRYSSVFDIIGPVMIGPSSSHTAGAARIGKAARNLFGKEPKWAKIHLYESFAKTYKGHGTDFALAGGLLGFETDDTRMSKALEIASEKGVKIEFVEDSAKADHPNTARLIIGNDTERLELSGISIGGGKVEITELNGFELRLSGNYPAILIMHNDRFGAIASVTKILAKHEINIGHMEVNRKDVGEEALMVIEVDQNVEDPVLKELECADHIIQISKIAN is encoded by the coding sequence ATGAGGTATAGTTCAGTTTTTGATATTATAGGTCCAGTTATGATCGGTCCATCAAGTTCACATACGGCGGGAGCAGCCCGTATCGGTAAAGCAGCTCGGAATTTATTTGGCAAAGAGCCTAAATGGGCAAAAATACATCTCTATGAATCGTTTGCCAAAACCTATAAAGGGCACGGCACAGACTTTGCTTTAGCGGGCGGTTTATTAGGATTCGAAACGGATGACACGCGAATGAGTAAAGCCCTTGAAATCGCTTCAGAAAAAGGTGTGAAAATCGAATTCGTAGAAGACAGTGCAAAAGCAGACCACCCAAATACAGCACGGCTCATTATTGGTAATGATACAGAAAGGCTGGAACTTTCCGGTATTTCGATTGGTGGCGGAAAAGTGGAAATCACGGAGCTGAATGGATTTGAACTACGGTTGTCGGGAAATTATCCAGCGATTTTAATTATGCATAATGACCGGTTTGGGGCCATTGCTTCTGTTACGAAGATATTGGCAAAACATGAAATAAATATAGGACATATGGAAGTTAACCGTAAAGATGTAGGGGAAGAGGCATTGATGGTTATCGAGGTAGATCAGAATGTTGAAGATCCTGTTCTAAAAGAATTAGAGTGCGCTGATCATATTATCCAGATTTCAAAAATTGCTAATTGA
- the sdaAA gene encoding L-serine ammonia-lyase, iron-sulfur-dependent, subunit alpha, with translation MFRTVAELVETAEKENILLSEVMIRQEIDVKNKSRAEVFTEMEKNLEVMENAIGDALKGVQSVTGLTGGDAVLIQKYMKEKTPLSGNLMMDAVSKAMGTNEVNAAMGTICATPTAGSAGCVPGTLFAVKDQLNPTREQMIRYLFTSGAFGFVVANNSFISGAAGGCQAEVGSAGAMASAAIVEMAGGSPQQSADAFAITLKNMLGLVCDPVAGLVEVPCVKRNAAGSSLAIVSADLALAGVTSRIPCDEVIGAMYRIGKQMPSSLRETGEGGLADTPTGRLLKEKMFGMSI, from the coding sequence ATGTTTAGAACAGTTGCTGAGTTAGTGGAGACTGCTGAGAAGGAAAATATTTTGCTATCTGAAGTTATGATTCGCCAGGAAATCGATGTTAAAAACAAATCACGTGCCGAAGTATTCACAGAAATGGAAAAAAACCTGGAAGTCATGGAAAATGCTATAGGGGATGCATTAAAAGGCGTGCAGTCCGTAACAGGATTAACAGGCGGCGATGCCGTACTCATTCAAAAGTACATGAAGGAAAAGACACCATTATCCGGAAATTTAATGATGGACGCTGTCAGCAAAGCAATGGGGACAAATGAAGTAAATGCAGCAATGGGCACAATTTGTGCTACTCCCACTGCCGGAAGCGCTGGTTGTGTACCAGGAACGCTTTTTGCAGTGAAAGATCAGTTAAATCCTACACGTGAACAAATGATTCGTTATTTATTCACATCAGGGGCATTTGGGTTTGTTGTTGCTAATAATTCGTTTATCTCCGGGGCAGCGGGAGGTTGTCAGGCGGAGGTAGGATCAGCTGGTGCGATGGCCTCTGCTGCAATCGTCGAAATGGCAGGGGGCAGCCCGCAGCAGTCTGCTGATGCGTTTGCCATTACACTGAAAAACATGCTGGGTTTAGTATGCGATCCAGTAGCGGGACTGGTTGAAGTTCCTTGCGTTAAGCGTAATGCAGCAGGTTCATCACTTGCAATCGTATCCGCTGATTTGGCACTGGCTGGTGTAACAAGCAGAATTCCTTGTGATGAAGTAATCGGGGCAATGTACCGCATTGGTAAACAAATGCCATCCAGCTTGCGCGAAACTGGGGAAGGTGGGCTTGCAGACACTCCAACAGGCCGTTTATTAAAAGAAAAAATGTTTGGAATGTCCATATAG